The Acidobacteriota bacterium genome contains a region encoding:
- a CDS encoding helix-turn-helix domain-containing protein, whose amino-acid sequence MRSKGRINNYVGHRLREIRVAKKMTSQEVARRAGIAPGSYSCLENGWYKINLDNLFRILQVLKAEVTEVWPRADVDSEQVIDDDFLQDVVREAMESTPRDVTLDDVYEAVCESFDIPKDQFMSQSRWSRLTEARGAAALLIKDIRHLSMTGLCRSLGVSISSMSHLTRRVKDRAEEDADLAAKIDNARKLLEERFSIGGKKKERRAS is encoded by the coding sequence ATGAGATCAAAGGGAAGAATTAACAATTACGTTGGACACAGGCTGCGCGAGATCCGCGTGGCCAAGAAGATGACCTCACAAGAGGTCGCTCGCCGGGCCGGTATTGCGCCCGGTTCTTATAGCTGCCTGGAAAACGGCTGGTACAAGATCAATCTCGACAATCTGTTCCGCATTCTGCAGGTGTTGAAGGCTGAGGTCACCGAGGTGTGGCCGCGCGCCGACGTCGATTCCGAACAGGTCATCGACGACGATTTCTTGCAGGACGTGGTCCGCGAGGCCATGGAAAGCACGCCCCGCGACGTCACGCTGGACGACGTCTACGAAGCGGTGTGCGAATCTTTCGACATCCCCAAGGACCAGTTCATGTCGCAGTCCCGCTGGTCGCGCCTGACTGAAGCTCGCGGCGCCGCCGCCCTCTTGATCAAGGACATCCGGCACCTGAGCATGACCGGCCTGTGCCGTTCGCTGGGAGTGTCGATCTCCTCCATGAGCCACTTGACCCGGCGGGTCAAGGATCGGGCCGAGGAAGATGCGGATCTCGCCGCCAAGATCGACAATGCCCGCAAGCTGCTGGAAGAGCGTTTCTCGATCGGCGGCAAGAAAAAGGAACGTCGCGCCAGCTAA